Proteins from a single region of Dictyostelium discoideum AX4 chromosome 5 chromosome, whole genome shotgun sequence:
- the mdhA gene encoding malate dehydrogenase, with amino-acid sequence MEQAILRINNISSQLTGKCPFKAHGGGAGKCPYKLGGGQILDQSKAWSLVNVTANVDQVTPIKVLVTGAAGQIAYSLMFMIASGQMFGPHQPVILHLLDIPKMADALKGVVMELQDCSYPLLQSVVATTDIQTAFLHINVAILVGAFPRGPGMQRKDLLKVNVSIFKEQGEALNKYASRGVKVLVVGNPANTNALTALMKASDLPTSNFSALTRLDQNRAQSMISEKVGTNVDNVHNVIIWGNHSQTQVPDVNHGYILNYPNRGLIEPIPSSVNDDKWLNEQFIPLVQNRGATVIAARKLSSAASAANAIVGHVRDWLLGTKDGEHVSMAVYSDGSYNVPKGLIFSFPVTCHNGQWTIVQGLKINSSTQQKIDATIKELQEEKETAMSFLN; translated from the exons atggaaCAAGCAATTttaagaattaataatatatctaGTCAATTAACAGGTAAATGTCCATTCAAAGCACATGGTGGTGGAGCAGGTAAATGTCCATATAAACTTGGTGGTGGACAAATTTTAGATCAAAGTAAAGCCTGGTCATTAGTTAATGTTACAGCAAATGTTGATCAAGTTACACCAATTAAAGTATTAGTTACAGGAGCAGCAGGTCAAATTGCATATTCATTAATGTTTATGATTGCAAGTGGTCAAATGTTTGGACCACATCAACCAGTGATCTTACATTTATTAGATATTCCAAAGATGGCTGACGCATTGAAGGGTGTAGTTATGGAATTACAAGATTGCTCCTACCCATTATTACAATCAGTTGTTGCTACAACCGATATTCAAACAGCATTCCTTCATATTAATGTCGCCATTTTAGTTGGTGCTTTCCCACGTGGTCCAGGTATGCAAAGAAaggatttattaaaagtCAACGTTTCAATCTTTAAAGAACAAGGTGAAGCCTTAAATAAATATGCATCAAGAGGTGTTAAAGTTTTAGTTGTAGGTAATCCAGCAAACACCAATGCACTCACTGCACTCATGAAAGCTTCAGATTTACCAACTTCAAATTTCTCTGCTCTCACTAGATTAGATCAAAATCGTGCTCAATCTATGATCTCTGAAAAAGTTGGTACAAATGTTGATAATGTTCATAATGTTATAATTTGGGGTAATCATTCTCAAACTCA aGTACCAGATGTTAATCATggttatattttaaattatccaAATCGTGGtttaattgaaccaattcCATCATCagttaatgatgataaatgGTTAAATGAACAATTTATTCCATTAGTTCAAAATAGAGGTGCAACAGTTATTGCAGCAAGAAAATTATCATCAGCTGCTTCAGCTGCCAATGCAATCGTTGGTCATGTTAGAGATTGGTTATTAGGTACTAAAGATGGTGAACATGTTTCAATGGCTGTTTATTCCGATGGTTCTTATAATGTTCCAAAAGGTTTAATCTTTTCATTCCCAGTAACTTGTCATAATGGTCAATGGACAATCGTTCAaggtttaaaaattaattcttcaaCTCAACAAAAAATAGATGctacaattaaagaattacaagaagaaaaagaaactgCTAtgtcatttttaaattaa
- the med10 gene encoding hypothetical protein has protein sequence MEQQQPQQQNDGQQQQQQQQQHQQQQQQQQQQQQQQQQSEQERIYNKKQEHLPLLQTVEELVEELRRSLIVVEEFQTPSQQLLFDKLNKIINLYEKIESNRHIVNDVEIPLEIFRVIDQSKNPDLYVKETLQNCLSANEKTKGKIESIKNFKKELESHISESFASEYAEYKLLTQKKETQEQQNDDQIKVDDSNNNNNNNNNNNYNNNNNNNNNNINNN, from the exons AtggaacaacaacaaccacagcAACAAAACGATggtcaacaacagcaacagcaacagcaacagcatcaacaacaacaacaacaacaacaacaacaacaacaacaacaacaacaaagtgAACAAGAaagaatatataataaaaaacaagaGCATTTACCTTTATTACAAACAGTTGAAGAATTAGTAGAAGAGTTAAGACGATCTTTAATTGTTGTAGAAGAATTTCAAACACCAAgtcaacaattattatttgataaatt gaataaaataattaatcttTATGAAAAGATTGAAAGTAATAGACATATTGTAAATGATGTTGAAATACCTTTAGAAATATTTAGAGTTATTGATCAAAGTAAAAACCCTGATTTATATGTAAAAGAAACATTACAAAATTGTCTCTCTgcaaatgaaaaaacaaaaggaAAAATTGAATCTATtaaa aattttaaaaaagaattagaatCCCATATCTCTGAATCATTTGCAAGTGAATATGCTGAATATAAACTTTTaactcaaaaaaaagaaacacaagaacaacaaaatgATGATCAAATCAAAGTtgatgatagtaataataataataataataataataataataattataataataataataataataacaataataatattaataataattaa
- a CDS encoding calcium-binding EF-hand domain-containing protein, which produces MQKFISKEASKLVINSNINYLKLLSNKSNNEKSFFLPNILFSNNNKNITNINFNSNENNNNENNNENNNDNNNENDSDKNKYKNFLTYGGITATILAISTGAIVSEERPNDNNQIPQLQLPKDPNNKRERIIVLGTGWASLSFIQEIDLNKYEIVVVSPRNYFLFTPMLTEATVGSVEVRSIIEPIRRVLSRLTSRPTTYIEAECTNIDYVNNCIEIETHDGSEAKAKIQYDRLVVAVGSVPQCFGTKGVEEHCIYLKEAMDAHKIRQKIMDCFERANFPGTSEEEKKRLLSFLVVGGGPTSIEGSSALYDYIKEDLSKMFPHLSKYPKITLVQSADHLLNTFDLKISNYTEKQFERIGIEVLTNTRAVEVKKDHLVVLKKAHARPPGEPINATEKPSKGPEVSIPTEIPFGMCIWSTGVGPRKITQKLCDSIESQKNNRAITTDSTLKVLGIPNGNVYAAGDCSTISQTLLMNRINEIFKEADTNNDNQLSFEEIQVLFKKHATDYPQLSPYSKGFAEFFNEYDINKDGFLQLNEFKRLMEKVDSNLTALPSTAQCASQQAKYLAETLNDQYGKDPSTFQPHNFSYKHLGSFAYIGSHTAIADIPQTFTGGGFGVWWMWKAVYLKKQFSLKNKFLVSIDWVKTTLFGRDISRI; this is translated from the exons atgcaAAAATTTATAAGCAAAGAAGCATCAAAATTAGtgattaattcaaatataaactatttgaaattactatcaaataaatcaaataatgaaaaatcattttttttaccaaatattttattctctaataataataaaaatataactaatataaatttcaatagtaatgaaaataataataatgaaaataataatgaaaataataatgataataataatgaaaatgatagtgataaaaataaatataaaaattttttaacatATGGTGGTATTACAGCAACAATTCTTGCAATATCAACTGGTGCTATTGTTAGTGAAGAAAGaccaaatgataataatcaaattccCCAACTTCAATTACCAAaagatccaaataataaaagagaaAGAATCATTGTTTTAGGTACTGGTTGGGCATCACTTTCATTCATTcaagaaattgatttaaataaatatgaaattGTTGTAGTTTCACCAAGaaat tactttttatttacacCAATGTTAACAGAAGCAACAGTTGGATCAGTTGAAGTTAGAAGTataattgaaccaattagAAGAGTATTATCAAGATTAACTAGTAGACCAACCACTTACATTGAAGCTGAATGTACAAATATTGATTACGTTAATAATtgtattgaaattgaaactCATGATGGTAGTGAAGCAAAAGCAAAGATTCAATATGATAGATTGGTAGTTGCAGTTGGATCAGTACCACAATGTTTTGGTACAAAAGGTGTTGAAGAACATTGTATCTATTTAAAGGAGGCAATGGATGCACATAAGATTAGACAAAAGATAATGGACTGTTTTGAAAGAGCAAACTTTCCAGGAACTTCAGAAGAGGAAAAAAAGAgactattatcatttttagttGTAGGTGGTGGTCCGACATCCATCGAGGGTTCATCAGCACTTTATGATTACATTAAAGAGGATCTAAGTAAAATGTTTCCACATTTATCAAAATATCCAAAGATTACATTGGTTCAATCTGCAGATCATCTTTTAAAtacatttgatttaaagaTTTCAAATTATACCGAGAAACAATTTGAAAGAATTGGTATTGAAGTTTTAACAAATACACGTGCAGTTGAAGTTAAAAAAGATCATTTAGTAGTTTTAAAGAAAGCTCATGCTCGTCCACCTGGTGAACCAATAAACGCAACAGAGAAACCAAGCAAGGGGCCAGAGGTTTCAATTCCAACAGAGATCCCATTTGGTATGTGTATTTGGAGTACTGGTGTTGGTCCAAGAAAAATCACACAAAAACTTTGTGACTCTATTGAATCACAAAAGAATAACAGAGCAATTACCACCGATTCAACTCTTAAAGTATTGGGTATACCAAATGGCAATGTTTACGCTGCAGGTGATTGTTCAACAATTTCTCAAACTTTACTAATGAATAGAATTAACGAAATCTTTAAAGAGGCAGATACAAACAATGACAATCAATTATCGTTTGAAGAGATTCAagttttattcaaaaaacaTGCTACCGATTACCCACAACTTTCACCTTACTCAAAAGGTTTTGCTGAATTTTTCAATGAATATGATATCAATAAAGATGGGTTCCTTCAAttgaatgaatttaaaagattaatGGAAAAAGTGGATTCTAATTTAACTGCATTACCATCAACTGCTCAATGTGCTTCACAACAAGCTAAATACTTGGCTGAAACTTTAAATGATCAATATGGTAAAGATCCTTCAACTTTTCAACCACACAATTTCTCTTATAAACATTTAGGTAGTTTCGCTTACATTGGAAGTCATACTGCCATAGCTGATATCCCTCAAACTTTTACTGGTGGTGGTTTTGGTGTTTGGTGGATGTGGAAAGcagtttatttaaagaaacaatttagtttaaaaaataaatttttagtttcaattgattggGTTAAAACAACTTTATTTGGTAGAGATATttcaagaatttaa